One Alicyclobacillus acidoterrestris DNA window includes the following coding sequences:
- a CDS encoding glycosyltransferase family 4 protein, with product MKFTFPILTLCIGGAQRMLAEVTNGLVARGHDVTILMPPQGDVDYPVQARIIRTKEPYLRPEDYPVSDVIVSNYYLTVSSAALASASGKGLHVRFSLCYEPTFLPDNHLTFPTYQFTDKVIVLSEWQRQIIALNHGISGRIVPVGVSSTFRNLHRREQNTNLQITAIVRHAEGNWSWHRDQPYLITELERICASRPGVVVNLICPARELSISPTLQRLRESGRFVFHSPETDEALRDVYNMTDIFVNSSTYDSASIPGLEAMKCGAALVTTYSGGNADYCRHMDNCLLSYRYESRLAHDVLRLIDDAALRRRLAESGEREAEKWTWANSVEKFDSAIRAFTGH from the coding sequence GTGAAGTTTACGTTTCCGATTCTAACCTTGTGCATTGGCGGCGCCCAACGCATGCTCGCGGAAGTGACGAACGGTCTCGTCGCGCGCGGACATGATGTCACGATTTTGATGCCGCCACAGGGAGACGTGGATTATCCCGTACAAGCGCGCATCATTCGGACAAAAGAGCCTTATTTGCGCCCAGAGGATTATCCGGTGAGTGACGTGATTGTGTCGAACTATTACTTGACTGTATCGTCAGCTGCTCTGGCGAGCGCCAGTGGCAAGGGACTGCATGTGCGCTTTAGCCTTTGTTACGAGCCGACGTTCTTGCCGGATAACCACCTGACGTTTCCCACATATCAGTTTACAGACAAGGTGATTGTCCTGTCCGAGTGGCAGCGTCAAATCATCGCGTTAAACCACGGTATCTCCGGACGGATTGTACCGGTTGGCGTGAGTTCTACGTTTCGCAACTTGCATCGGCGCGAGCAAAACACCAACTTGCAGATAACGGCCATTGTCCGGCACGCCGAGGGGAACTGGTCGTGGCATCGTGATCAGCCATATCTCATCACAGAATTGGAACGCATTTGTGCGAGTCGACCAGGTGTCGTCGTCAACCTCATTTGTCCTGCCCGAGAACTCAGTATCTCACCGACGTTGCAGCGTTTGCGGGAAAGCGGCCGATTCGTCTTTCATTCCCCGGAGACCGACGAAGCGCTGCGCGACGTGTATAACATGACCGACATCTTCGTCAACTCCTCGACTTACGATTCCGCCTCCATTCCTGGGCTGGAAGCGATGAAGTGCGGCGCTGCGCTAGTGACCACCTATTCAGGTGGCAATGCGGATTATTGCCGGCACATGGATAACTGTTTGCTGTCGTATCGATACGAAAGTCGGCTCGCGCACGACGTCCTCCGGTTGATCGACGACGCTGCGCTGCGTCGCAGACTCGCCGAAAGTGGCGAGCGGGAGGCGGAAAAATGGACCTGGGCAAATAGTGTCGAGAAGTTTGATAGCGCAATTCGGGCATTTACAGGCCACTGA
- a CDS encoding phosphotransferase: MTLFSEIEQAYGMQIESWQAIKDVYRVRTNAHGILCVKPYRIPMEEVSFILAVQEHVRNHNFQFVPATFRTAEGHLAIRYHHRFYVLSRWIVGGNPAFRRARALADGIETLARFHSVSHGFDESVPPSRMRALRIKETFSRQKRILKRIDGDWSRSDFTNLCARAIRQLDDRRVQRAIEREVQARAVIHGDYNYPNLVVDRLGRYHLIDFDNASVHVRMEDLAHVLHRNAPWQVHQMSRLIEVYDRVRPLAQDDLHLLVALLLQPYPLIRALRAGRSIHAIQSRLPGTSLVKRYVRQLEQLV; this comes from the coding sequence ATGACGTTGTTCTCAGAGATTGAACAGGCGTACGGTATGCAAATCGAAAGCTGGCAAGCCATCAAAGATGTTTATCGGGTTCGCACAAATGCGCACGGAATTTTATGTGTGAAACCGTACCGCATTCCTATGGAAGAAGTGTCGTTTATACTCGCCGTTCAGGAGCACGTGCGCAATCACAATTTTCAATTTGTTCCAGCGACATTTCGAACCGCCGAAGGACATTTGGCGATTCGCTACCATCACCGTTTTTATGTGTTGTCACGGTGGATTGTCGGCGGGAATCCTGCGTTTCGCCGCGCGCGTGCACTCGCAGATGGAATTGAAACGCTCGCTAGATTCCACAGCGTAAGCCATGGGTTTGACGAGTCTGTACCTCCGTCGCGCATGCGGGCATTGCGGATAAAGGAGACTTTCTCCCGGCAAAAACGGATACTCAAGCGTATCGATGGAGATTGGAGTCGAAGTGATTTTACCAATTTGTGCGCGCGCGCCATTCGGCAATTGGATGACCGTCGCGTTCAGCGCGCCATTGAACGAGAAGTTCAGGCACGGGCGGTCATCCATGGTGACTACAATTATCCGAACCTGGTCGTCGATAGACTTGGGCGCTATCACTTGATAGATTTTGACAACGCCTCTGTCCACGTCCGAATGGAAGATCTTGCTCATGTGTTACACCGCAATGCGCCATGGCAGGTGCATCAGATGTCGCGCTTAATCGAGGTATACGACCGCGTGCGCCCGCTCGCACAAGATGATTTGCACTTGCTCGTGGCACTCCTCCTTCAGCCATACCCGCTTATCCGAGCCCTGCGCGCTGGAAGATCGATTCACGCGATACAATCGCGCTTGCCAGGCACTTCACTTGTGAAACGCTATGTTCGGCAACTGGAGCAACTCGTCTAA